The Ptiloglossa arizonensis isolate GNS036 chromosome 4, iyPtiAriz1_principal, whole genome shotgun sequence genome contains the following window.
TCTAATCGGAAAGCATGCGGTACGGAGAAAAATGTTCTCATCGCACTTCGTACgcaattcgattcgtttcggtgTAATCGTACAACTTTATCTGTGGCCGCACTAATGCTAACATAAAACATTCATACAATACAAAAACACGTACATACAAATACACGTGCACGAACGAACGTTGTGTGAAATTATATACATATGCGCGCTTGATGCAAATGCTGGTGGAgcgtttctaaaaaaaaaaaaaaatgaacattgtTGTTTTCTTGCATGGTATGCCGACGAGATGACGCAAATGTGTCGTAGCATATGGCACATACGAGCCTCAGTAACGTACGTTAGATTGTTACAAAATTTCGTCCATTGCGTTGATGCGTCTCGCGCGTGCCATCTTGCGTTTCGCGATCGCGACGCCATCTCGTCGGACAGCTTGGTGTTCCGAGTATAGCAACAAGAGAGATGCGAGCGCCTATTCCTTGCAGTGCACATCGATAGAAattctttcgatttttattGACGATTATCGATTATCGAGAAACGTCGACCCGCTTATGTATTGTACCGATCGACGTGTCGAAAGCGTACCGATTCGGAGAactaacgaaaataaaaaaaatgtacgcATAGAAGCGAACGTGGACGCAAAATACTCATGTCGCTCGATCGGTATTTCGCTCGAATTGAGCTGGCTGTCAAGCGGAATACCAAGCACACAGCATCGGAACAGGGCGTGGTGGTGTTCTCGTCTTTCGTAGAAAGAACAGGCACTCGAGGGACggggaaaataatttcgtactTTTTACATGGATGTACCTTTGACGCGTTGTAAACGCGTCCGTACATACGGTACCGGTGGAGTACCTGCAAATTCGGCCGACAGAGGGCGGACGGGGCGAAGAGAGGCGCGGGGTAAGTTCGTCGTGGGTATCGCGTGTTGCACAGAGCGTGGAATGTGCACCACCGTACCGAAagaacgacgaacgaacaacGCGTGCGCGCTTCGACATTACACCGGCGCGCGTATTAatgttaaagaaaaaataaagggTGTGCGACGAACACTTCGGGGACTAcgatttaaacgaaaaaaaaaaaaaaaacgggaacgttgtaaatagtataaatagcgCACGCGAAGAAGTACGTTTAAGCGGAAAATAAAAGATGATATAATAGGTATAATgtgaagaaaatatacatataagatattatatattatatatatatatacatatatatatataaacacaagaagtatatatataagattattatatatatttaccgTGATAAGTGATACAAAGCGGTGACGGGGACTCGCGCAATCTCGTTGCCATTCGGATGATGGCGTCAGCGATTCGTGGGCGGCCCGCGGGGCCATTTTCCCCACTCAAATTCAATTCAACGCAGGCGCAACCGACAGAGGGATATTCGCGACCAAGTAACCGCGCGACAACTGACCACTCTGTTGTCATCCGATTACGCAGCTCTTCCAGAACGTCCTTACACGCGCGTCGAATATAGATAAATACGGTAAACGGGACACGTTTGCGAAGGACTCGTTAGCTTCTTTTGAAATTTCCCGCTCTTCTTTGCTTGCTGGAGCGGTCAGTTGTTTCTGAGATGTTTGGGATCGAAAGGTGGTGGCAGCATCGCCTTATCAGGGTTGCGTTTTTAACTCCTTACGGGACAGaattattatctttttttcttcttttttttttttaaattagtaaTTTCTGAAAAACGTTCTCACGCATACAACGGGCTGGCAATTGTCAATCGCTTTCAGCCTGCTCGTACCTTATTTGTACAAACAAAACGAGGGGTGTGTATGTATTATCATCTATGGGTatatgttactttttttttattttttcttttctttttttttttttttaagagagaataacgaaaatatttcaGTTCTATTGTCCTATGAAGAGTTAATCGAATTGGGCTGGCGCGAAGACGTACGATTAAGTTCCTATTACACGATATCTAAACGAGAATTAGTTAGCAATTAACCCGGATTAAACTAATGTGCAACGACAGCTCGAGTGGGCCGCCTTCGAACGCATCAGCGTcctcgattcttttctttttctttttgtacggttattattattattaatattattattattattattattattattattattgctattgttaatattattaatattattattactactattattattattattattattattattattatcatcatcattattattattattcttcttcttattattattactactactacattTGTACTAAACGTCCGCGGATGCGAGAACGGTCTCCTTCTTTCTTGAGGGAAAGAAAGAGGCCGCGCAATCGTCGCCCGGGGATTCGAAGATATTGTCCGAAAAACAACGAGGACCAGCGAATGTTAGGTATTGGGTTAGACAAAAAAGTCTTCtcgtttttttaaacgaaattcgaGTACCAGAAAACACAACTAATATtcgcagttttttttttctttttaaagtaaTGCGTTAAATGTCCACTGTTAGGTTATGTGCAGGAAGTTAAACCGTTTATGCCCGAAGTAAACATTTCTTTTCACGTTTTCGAAAGTTCTTTCGTGATAACAGTGCGAAATCATTATCTTCAGGAGATAAACGACAAAGACTATATTATCCACGATGAAAATTTGTTAACGGTGGACTACATTAGAACGCAATGCATAAATAAGTTAAAATAGAGTGTGGTTGCGTTGCACTCAGTAAGTATCATCGAATGATTGAAaagaaggaaagagaaaaaagaaaaaaaaacgagaagatATATTGTTGAACCAAATTGATCGGAACGGTTATCGAGACGAACGAGTCCCATCGTAACCGCGAACCTAGGACAGGTGAAAAAACACACGACACTGTACATTGTAAATAGTAGCGTGGAGAAGACGGTTACAGAAAGACAGAGTTAATtaattaaaaggaaaaaaaagatgaCGCGAGGAAACGAGGTTGCATCGAAATCGCGCCGGGCGCGTGAAGCGAATGCACGTTCCCGAAGGGATTCGTCGATTTTACGGGCGATCAGGTGCCGTTTTAAACGAAAACGATTCGACGTTGtagcgacaaaaaaaaaattctcccacACGCGTGTGCCGTTGAATTCGTAGACTACTCGAAACGATCACGTTGGCCTGCGCTTGCCTGAAATCGATGCATCCCGATGGGGTACGTTCGCCATACGAGCTGCGTGTGCGGCCATTTTAATAGAGCTAGGAAAATTTTAAGATGCACGGTTGTATCTTCGGACGTGTGCTGATCACTCGACTGTAATCCGTATTCGTGTCACGAGGCCGCGTCTAAAgaagagattaaaaaaaaaaaaagaaaaatgaaaaacaaatacgAAAGAATAATGATACGAATATCCTCGTAGCAAATACAATATGGGAAATCGCGAGATCAACTCCACGGCGGGGCGATGCGCGCGCATACGAATCAACTCGGGGATGAATGCGCACTCGCGCATGCGCCCCGCTGCTTTGTCACTTTGCGCGAGCGTTACAGCAAATTTGTCATGGATGcaagaagaaaatgtaaaacaacAAACAACGTGAACGAAAAGAAGCCAAGAATCGCAATTACTCTAGTCCTAAGTGGTCCACGAGCATATACGGTACACGAGAATGCACGGTTCTCGAGTGATTGGACACGTTTATATTATGGATTTCTTTCGTCCGTTTCATTTTGTTTCGAAGTTGTGACGTTGTATCGCATACCGTTTTACCAAAATACCAGCAGCAAaatcagcagcaacagaaaacAAAATGGGATTAAACAAATGCAGCGCAAAAATGATTAACCTGATGAAAAGTAAAAGAATAACGCACGATAtggacaacaacaacaaaaactATCAAAAACAATAAAGAGTattattctatatataataatggtGTTGTGATATTTTGcaaccttcttctcctcctgatcgatgaaattaatattcctacgtttgtaaaattttaataaaagactAAAAATCGATTGGATTATTTAAATGGATTTACATTGCATTAACTCGTGCATTGCATTGATCGTTGCTTTCACATTTCGGGAAATGATTCGAATGGCTAACGTACttgtgaaatttatttgaatgaTATTAAAACGACGATAAAAATGGAACACGTTATCTCACATCAAACAAATagtagaaaaaatgaaaaatcaattgAATGTACAATGTTATGAGATATCGTGCTCTTTTAATACTTTTTCTTGGCGCTAAAAAGTATATCTAACGGTTAGTTCATATGTACGAAGTCTAAGCTCGATTCCCACTACCACTCAAGTGACGATCACGCCACACCCACGTTCATGGAACTACATTTTGCAAGAAGAAGGCGTCGATATACcaataatttcgtaaaattcgtaaaaagCGAAAATTTCTTTCACGTACCAGatacgactgaaagtagaaataaaattacaaagtaaatgaaaattaaacaacaaaaataattaaacagaacaatattttcataaatatatcaATATTTGATATACAACAACGAGAtatcaatttctataatttacacTAACTACATCTTGATATAATTGAAATTGTCTAATTGTACAAGTTtgatttcttaaaattaatgCTTGTAGTTTGTATATTATTGATGCAGagtgtaaaatttcaattaaaattctacttaataataaataaaaataatattttgattttattaaaataattacaatggaaATCTTAACAGTGATTCAGATTGTAAATCGAATTCAATATACACAACATTAACTGATATATTTGACCATACAATGTATCATTTTATTGCACAAAAAATTAACCAAATTCAGGACATGTTACATTTGTGAGGCCGCATATGTTGTTGCATTTCTACGTATTCTTGAATTACAGGATCTCCCTGTTCGTGCAAAGCGACGTGTTTTAATATATCTTTCTTTTTCGTGAATACTTCGTTACAATGTTCGCAACGCATCGTTTTCTCGTTGTGCGTTTTCGTATGCTTTAACATATCATTCTTTTGCGAAAACGTTCTACCACACGTATCACAGAAAAATGGTTTCTCACCTGTATGAATTCTTTCATGAACTTTTAATGCCCCCTTACGTGTGAAACTTTTATCGCAATACGTACATCTATGAGGTTTAACGCCAGAATGTGTTTTCATATGTTGATTAAGATTACTAGaacatttatatttcattttacataTATTACAAACATAAGGACGCTCTCCAGTATGTAttctttcgtgtataagacGTGCTTCTTTCGACACAAATGATCCACCACAATACTGACACATGTGCGATCTTTCTTTAGAATGTATAGATTTGTTATGATATATCAAAGAATTTTTACTTGCTAACTGTTTTCCGCAAATGTTGCATTCAACGTTCAGTTTTTCTCTTTTATGTATGCGCTCGTGATTTAACAAGTTTGCCCTCGTTAAACATATCCGGCTACAGATTTCACATTGCCAAATAGTTTTATCATTACCCTTTTTTCTTATGCTTTCTACAATGTCTTCTTCTGTATGTTTTTTCCTATGTAATTTCAGTTCACTCATTGATTTACATCTGTGTGTACATACCTAAGAGCAAAGGGACATAAGTTGATTCAGAATTTTGGCTAATGCTAAATTAATCTCAACATTAGTATACTTACACTACACGTGTATATCCCATCTCCATTACCGTGCCGTTTAAGATGCGTATTCATATTTCCTTTACGATTAAAAGCCGCTCCACAGACTGGACAAATATGTTTATTTAAACCATGAGATAATTTATGTTGCCTTAGCTGTATTCTCTTATAAAAAGCTTTCCCGCATTTTTCACAGGAGTAAGGTTTATCTCCATTGTGTTGATTCATGTGTTCTCCCAAATGAAATCTGAATTatatacgtaatacatattgAATAATATAAAACTGATAATTCGTTTTGAAAACAGTTCATGAAACAGTACTTATAAGTTCATAAATGCTACCTAGATCTAAATGCATTTCCACAAATTTCACAGACatgtcgtttcttttttgcgTCGTCTAAATGAGTTCTTTTGTGCCCGCGTAAGTTATTAGAGTGTTTAAAGCTCTTCCCACATAAGTCACATAAATAAGGTTTATCCATTCTGTGAGTGGCTTCGTGTACATCTAAACTAGACCACTTTTCATAACTCTTATCACATGCAGTACATTTAAATAGTAGACGGCCTCCATGACATTCTGTAATGTGATTTAACAAGTCTTTCTTAGTACAATAAATTGATTTACAGTGACCACATTGTTTATTAGTTTCCACTGTTGTAGTAGAATTTATAGAGAAAGAATGTTTGTGGATATTATACTGTTCTTTGGTCGTATCCAGCTTATTTGAAATTTGGCATTGTTTTTTTTGAGAATGTTTACACTGTGAAAGTTTATGTTCAGTGAaaagtttttcattttcaaaatgtttgtcACAAACCTTGCAAGTCTTGGTAACAAATTGAAAGGTCATTTCTTCTACATCATTAGACTTTCTACTGTTTATATTATTActaatttctttttgtttttgatTTATTATATCCTCTTCATAGCATAATATTTtatgattttcaaaaatttcttgtgtTTTAAATGAATCTTTGCAATGAGTACatgcaattttattaatatcaCTTATTGTTCTATTGTTTGAATGATTTgttatatcattatttaaagaattatcttcgtttttttcattgtatGATTCAATAAGGCTATTTAATTCAGACTGCATTTCCTTCCTTATATTGTTTACAAAGTTAGTTTTTTgtgtattaatattttccaaataattcaattttgttGTAATTTCTTGATTCATTACAATTGCTTCAACTTTATCAGAAGATAATTCGATGGATGTACTCTGACTAGCTTCATTTGTACACATTTCTTTGGCTACTTCCAAAGAACATTTCTTTGCTATTGCATTATATTTGCTTTCGTAGTTTAGCTACAAACCAATAAAAACACATTTAATATTATACTGGTTTAATATAATTCTAGTATAATTTAAAATGCACTTACTTTTTCATTCATATTTAGAAACCTCTTCAATCTCATATCTGTTTTTAATGAAGTTATAACAAGCGAGTGTGCAATTTCCAATTTATTGTAACAATTCATacataatttctgtggcattaAATCTTCTATATCAATGGTTATTGGTagatgtaaatttattttatcttttaaCTTAAATTCACTGCCTTTCGTGGTAAATATTTCTATACCATCTAAAGATGGCTCTCCACATATCCTGCACAAATTTGGAAATCTAATACTGATATCCCTATAATGATCTATTTCAGTATCCATATCACAGTATGATAATACAACATTGTCGGTTACTTCTGCCTGTTCATTTCTTTCAAAGTTATTTCTTGAATCTTTCTTTACTAGAGCATCTGAATCGAATAGTGTAGGAACAGCATGTTGGTCTATTATAATAGGGTCTGTTTTACTTATATAAAAACGGTCCTCTATATGATATGagcatatataataatttaagtgTAACTCTTCATTCGATTTCATTAACAGGTCTGTTCTGCCACAATGGTGTGCCCATATTTTAGAGCTGTAAGGAAAAAAAGTGTTTGATTATTTACACAAACAAATTTACCTTGAAATACAACAAAAAAGAACTGAAACTAATTGTTGATATCTTACATATATATCATATATTTTAAAGACAatctttgaaattataaattgtatattaGCGTTTAGTGTGAAATTAAAGCAGTATTTTTAAACGGTGCAACCTATATTTTTGTGAGACTTACGTATCATcatttggaaaattaataaaaacgaCATGTGTCGTGTCTTCATTGTCCGAAgagtatttacaattttttgcgGCACAAACTATTCCcattttgcgaatattttaatttataaactaAACTATGTTTACTTTTAGCAATCGCTATCTTAATCAACATAAATTACAGAACTATCTCCTCCCTGTCTATCATCATTCCTACGGTACAAGAATGCTACTTGGTACAAACACGACAAGTATTTACACGCACAGATGATACTTCATTGATAATACACATGACTCAGACCATAGATAAAGCACACAGTAGACTGTCAATCAAGATTATTTTCTGTTATGCGATTGTTATACGATTGTGTAGTTCCCTTTCAGAACTACAGTGTATAGTGACAAATTTTCTACTTTATCGACTTTAATGGATCGATTGTGCAAAGTTTGTAGAATCTTCGTCGTTCTTAAACGAGATGTCGTTTTAAAATTAGTGATATTTTACGAGGTTGGTATTGCAATCTTGACTAGTTCTGAGCATACTGTAGTTCTCAACTAGCCTCTGGAATTTAGAGACCTTCCTACACTTTGTCCTATTACTATTGTACTACAATAATAGATAAGGTGTAAGATAATGTTCATCTTACAGAAGTTggtgttagttatacgttctgaaataccgacctagTAAAATATAAATAGGTTTTGAGAGACCTCTGCAgttaggaaaaataattttagaaactaCATTCAACTGAACCATCATAGTCGATAAAGGTAGAAAAAGGTAGTAAACGTAGGAAACTCGTCAGTGTATATCATTTGTGGATAATGACCAGATGgatcttgaaatattttaactatcggtaagaatattttcaaagttccaGCTACCCCTAAGTAAACTCTAAAGTTTAATAAAGTTTCGAACTTCTAAGgaagaaattttcgaacaacttctgcaactttcatattttttaagagatattgcgaaatgtgCAAAGACCGAAGCTTTCAACgaatttttataccgaaacttgATTGTTATTAATGTTCACGCGGGTTGTTAATGTTACAATACGCGTTTATTTATGCAATATAAATCATTATCGAACAAAATGAAGTAAAATTGGGGTAGATGTGATGTAAACCGTGAAGTTGTTCCTATTAGGTCTCGTTTTCTTTTAGTGAGCCCAATTGAAAAGAAAGATGGTCGATCATCGAAAGAGATGCCTCATTTCTTTTCGAATCATGCAAGCGTGGATACAACTTAGGCTGATGTCAAACAAGCGTGAAAACAACGGACGTtcgcgcgttttttttttcttagttgGAAAAACAAGAAGACACAGGAACGTTGATCGCATACAGCATTCGTAAAGTATACTTCACTTGTAGTGTGAAGTAAACTTCACTTCACTGGCACAGGTTGAATATTTAAGGGGGTTATTTGGTTCGACAAACGCACTTCTTCAAAGATATCCgagcaaaattttcccaaaattAGTAAAAAAAATAGTAGAAGGAAAAATAGATTTCAATTGTGCCTCTatcttaatatttatataaatataaaatttagagACTATAAACTACCAAGGTTTtgtttatgcttatatttaagTCTGTTTTATCTCGTAAGAGTTATTCACTATAATAAAGAATAttattaacagtttttctataggtgaagtaataaagatgattgtgaaatataattaattttccttaatggaatcaaACATTTCCTAGGACGCAATCCTACTTAATTCCACTgattttccataaaaaaaaaattaagccaCGTTTCCCAAGAGAACAATGTTCCAAAGATATTAAAATCAGACGATTAAGTTTTTTCCTAAAGAAAATTACACATCTCTTTAAGAAAGAATGTATACATTTTGTCCATACATAAATGCACATtatctataataatatttaccaagaaacattttttacttCTGAATTCGTCCCTAACCAAAAACCGATCAATTTCTGCCGAAAACATTTCTcatcaaaattattgaaaatgtttgaaaactcGTGGCGACGGTTACGCGCCACTGCGTGCAActtctttcgaaacgaatgaaaattcacgTTTCGATAACATCGAAATCCCGTAATAGATCGTTACACGTTGATACGTCATCCCGTGCGTGGAAATGAACTCGAGAATCCAGCGCGTGAGTTTGATTAATGAAGCGCGTGGTTGAACTGAATCGCGTGTACTGTGGATATCTATCGCTGGAGCATCGCCGATCCACGAGTGTAATCGTAAATACGATCGTACGAAATTAAGGAACCGGCGCGCGCGCGAGTTGTCCACTTCGCCGCGATAACAGATGAAACTCAGACGAGGGGCGGAGTCAGCTTGGTCGGTGATGTACCCCCACCA
Protein-coding sequences here:
- the LOC143145294 gene encoding uncharacterized protein LOC143145294 yields the protein MGIVCAAKNCKYSSDNEDTTHVVFINFPNDDTSKIWAHHCGRTDLLMKSNEELHLNYYICSYHIEDRFYISKTDPIIIDQHAVPTLFDSDALVKKDSRNNFERNEQAEVTDNVVLSYCDMDTEIDHYRDISIRFPNLCRICGEPSLDGIEIFTTKGSEFKLKDKINLHLPITIDIEDLMPQKLCMNCYNKLEIAHSLVITSLKTDMRLKRFLNMNEKLNYESKYNAIAKKCSLEVAKEMCTNEASQSTSIELSSDKVEAIVMNQEITTKLNYLENINTQKTNFVNNIRKEMQSELNSLIESYNEKNEDNSLNNDITNHSNNRTISDINKIACTHCKDSFKTQEIFENHKILCYEEDIINQKQKEISNNINSRKSNDVEEMTFQFVTKTCKVCDKHFENEKLFTEHKLSQCKHSQKKQCQISNKLDTTKEQYNIHKHSFSINSTTTVETNKQCGHCKSIYCTKKDLLNHITECHGGRLLFKCTACDKSYEKWSSLDVHEATHRMDKPYLCDLCGKSFKHSNNLRGHKRTHLDDAKKKRHVCEICGNAFRSRFHLGEHMNQHNGDKPYSCEKCGKAFYKRIQLRQHKLSHGLNKHICPVCGAAFNRKGNMNTHLKRHGNGDGIYTCSVCTHRCKSMSELKLHRKKHTEEDIVESIRKKGNDKTIWQCEICSRICLTRANLLNHERIHKREKLNVECNICGKQLASKNSLIYHNKSIHSKERSHMCQYCGGSFVSKEARLIHERIHTGERPYVCNICKMKYKCSSNLNQHMKTHSGVKPHRCTYCDKSFTRKGALKVHERIHTGEKPFFCDTCGRTFSQKNDMLKHTKTHNEKTMRCEHCNEVFTKKKDILKHVALHEQGDPVIQEYVEMQQHMRPHKCNMS